AACTACCCCTTCTTCTCGATGATGTTGGCAAGTAAAGGAGCCCCTTACTTTCGCAGCCGGTTCCTCGATTTTTTGATTGATGAGTTTAAAGATGAAATAGACGTAACCAAAGGGAAAAACAAGGGGCTCAACGAGGATATGCTTATCCGATTTGTGGCTTCTGCTTATGTAGGGGTGGTGGAATGGTGGTTTATGAATGAAAGACCAATTTCGCATCAAGCATTAGCAGAACAATTAGGGGATTTGTTGGAGAGGAATTGCGGTTGAAATTATAATATTGATATCTCTAACTTAGGGGGTTGCTTAAAGATCATATAAAAAAGGTTCCGTTCATGTAAACGGAACCTTACCAGAGAAAATTAATCATTCTTGTGTAATGTTTTTTCTTTCAACACAATCGTTTGTTCATAGCGAGCAATTTTATCATTGAGACGTATGAAGGTGTTTGTCATTTCTTCGACTTTGACCGCAAGCCGGTCACGCTGCTCGATAAGTAGTTCTTTGCGGGTGACGAGCGTATCGTCTCCCTGTTGAAAAAGTGCCACATACTCGATCAATGCTTCGACTGGAAGCCCTGCACTCTGCCTCATACACTTAATGAAATCAACCCATTTGAGATCCTCCTCGGTATACTCCCGGTTGCCGCTTCTGTTTCGGTTAACGGGCGGAATTAATCCGATGCGTTCATAATAACGAAGCGTATCTTGGGATAACCCAAATCTCTCACTTACTTCCGCAATCGTCATCGCCATACCGCCGTTCCCCTCCTTATCCATGTCTATACATCGTTCAAGGTCATGAACGTGCTTTTATAGCACCCACGACAGGATGTGGCACATAAGGTTCTTCAAGTGATGCGATTTCTTCCGTAGTCAGCTTGACGGATAGTGCTGGTACCGCTTCTTCAAGCTGAGACAAACCCGTCACGCCGATGATCGGTGATGTAACGATCTCCTTCTGCAACATCCAAGCGAGCGCGACCTGAACGCGAGGAACACCGTGCAGAGCAGCGATGGACGCAACACGTTCCGCGATCGGCCGATCGGCCGTCATCATCGCATCATACTTCCATTTCTGCGCCTGATCGGTTTCGGATCGGGCAGTACTTTCTACTGGGTCGCGTAATAATCTTCCGGATGCCAGCGGGCTGTAAGGAATCACACCGATCTTCTCTTCTTTGCAAAGCGGGAGCATCTCCCGTTCTTCTTCGCGGTACTGAAGGTTATAATGGTTTTGCATCGAGATGAACCGGGTCCAGCCATGTAGATCTGCAACATGCAGAGCTTTGAGGAACTGCCAAGCGAACATCGCGGAAGCGCCTATGTATCTTGCTTTCCCTGCCTTAACGACATCATGCAAAGCTTCCATCGTTTCTTCGATGGGCGTGTCATAGTCCCAGCGGTGAATTTGGTACAGATCCACATAGTCGGTTCCAAGTCGCTTCAGGCTTTTATCAATTTCGCTTAAGATGGCCTTACGAGATAGGCCTGCGCCGTTAGGTCCATCTTGCATGCGGAAATGAACCTTTGTTGCAATGACAACCTCATCCCGATTCGCGTAGTCCTTTAAAGCCCGGCCTACGATTTCCTCACTCGCACCAGTCGAATACACATTTGCCGTATCGAAAAAATTGATGCCATGATCAAGGGCCCTCCTGATGATCGGACGGCTGTGTTCCTCGTCTAGAATCCATGGATGCGTCCATCGGCTTACATCGCCGAAGCTCATACAGCCAAGACAAAGCCTGGATACGTCCAAGCCGGTATTCCCCAATTTCACGTACTCCATATCATCATTCCTTTCTCAAATGGGTGCCCATACATACCGCGATATTATCCCATATGGAGTTAACTCCAAGTCAAGCATATGCGTGGAATAAATTATATGGGCCGGTCTTGTCATACATCTACGCGGCGGCATGCAGCCCGCAAATCAAATTCACGATTCGCCTGGCGACGACGATCCAACTATGGTCGGTATGAAAAGCCTATTCAGGGACATGAAAATGTGAAAAATCTACGTATCAGCCAGCGCCCCGTCACTCTACAGATCAGCAAAATAAGTGCATTCCTAATGTTAAAGGAGACCATAATAAACCATGGTCTCCTTCTAAACAGAATGGAATGGGCACCGATATTCTTTATTTTTGTTGGGGTTCTCATCTTCCCACATATGGAGTTCTATTTGATCACCTTTTTGTGAAAATGCGAATAGCGGCATACCTTCATATTTGAATTGATTTCTAAAGTAAAAATAAACGTGTCCTTTTTTCTTATATCTTTTTTTATCAGCGAACTCAAGCCAATTATAGAAGTGGTTCATCAGTAGCCTGTATAAAAAATGATTAATAAGCCATATTGTCGCTGTCAAACTTTTATATCGTCTATTTCCGTCATTATATTTTAAGCTACCATCCCATGCGAGTCTGAGATTGGTAAATACTGAGACGTCAATGTTAGATATCGTATCGATACCAGTATTCTCAGTCGATCTGCGTTTACGATAGTAATTCGTAGCAATGTCCGAATGGTATCTTAGTCCCTCTATACATACTCTCCAATTCAAATAAGCATAAGCGTAGGGGCAAATAATTTTGTAATTCTCACGTAACAACTCTTTAAGGCATTTTTCGTGGCCTTTCAAAATAGTTTTTCGAATCCGGTTACACAACGCATTATAGGTGGCAACTGTGCTCTTATATATTTCATTAGCAATTTTATTATCTATTCCTTCCGTCGTCCACAGATCACCGTCATAGTATGCCTTTCTATATTCTTCTTGTCTGTTGCCTTGTTGAAGTAAATTTTCATTAGAAACAATTACTTTATGCTCAATCTTTTCGGTTTTTAATAAGGTCGGATCTAAACGACTTAAATAAGCCTCAAGGAATCTTGGATGTTCCTCTACATCGTTGTAGTGAACAAATTCCATCTCTTTTAACGTGGTTATATCGTTCTCGCTTAGTTGTAATAATTTCTGTAATGGCTGAAAAACAATGTTCGGCTTATGATTTCTCCAAACAATATGATAGTCTGGCTTATTAAAAAGTTCAGTTCCACACTGACAACGAAAAGCACTAAAAGGATCATTAATCATATATTTAAAAGACTTCTTACACGTCGGACATGAATTGTATAATTTGGCATG
Above is a window of Paenibacillus rhizovicinus DNA encoding:
- a CDS encoding aldo/keto reductase, with amino-acid sequence MEYVKLGNTGLDVSRLCLGCMSFGDVSRWTHPWILDEEHSRPIIRRALDHGINFFDTANVYSTGASEEIVGRALKDYANRDEVVIATKVHFRMQDGPNGAGLSRKAILSEIDKSLKRLGTDYVDLYQIHRWDYDTPIEETMEALHDVVKAGKARYIGASAMFAWQFLKALHVADLHGWTRFISMQNHYNLQYREEEREMLPLCKEEKIGVIPYSPLASGRLLRDPVESTARSETDQAQKWKYDAMMTADRPIAERVASIAALHGVPRVQVALAWMLQKEIVTSPIIGVTGLSQLEEAVPALSVKLTTEEIASLEEPYVPHPVVGAIKARS
- a CDS encoding MerR family transcriptional regulator, which codes for MTIAEVSERFGLSQDTLRYYERIGLIPPVNRNRSGNREYTEEDLKWVDFIKCMRQSAGLPVEALIEYVALFQQGDDTLVTRKELLIEQRDRLAVKVEEMTNTFIRLNDKIARYEQTIVLKEKTLHKND